In one Misgurnus anguillicaudatus chromosome 1, ASM2758022v2, whole genome shotgun sequence genomic region, the following are encoded:
- the tmem121b gene encoding transmembrane protein 121B, which translates to MNTMTDIVKDISAASFPQPDSPVSSAPENGQLLFIRNVASRRDTQTTSGSVNLEGSSQPLVPSATADPQSYTMTSGEFMQSTPLFVQRSKKNLFYKILCFLVLLLQGGMLDFYLIIFTDLYWCSWIATDLVVISGWGIFFMKNARSKRERACGFHQKSSMFGCNLGEFTFAYLAWLIYVIASTPKVVLVLETSILDLIALKVPFGITGFKITMLLCAPLLYCLINSIIEDPNGATRFHSQGCFMSTCVDILDSFVLVEMLLKNEISNLYLKYTVISVYFIALGVPVLWLYELTASEMNCRWIWARFFTGVLVNAPLLVVRCFLVFVYNTPVSVFMFKNVLFLGCKCLEMIEQCASLRGNRRFARGRGGNAAQFSHCVSENDMCPHGYVNTLAVNTQS; encoded by the coding sequence ATGAATACAATGACAGACATCGTCAAAGACATCTCCGCGGCCAGCTTTCCCCAACCCGACTCACCTGTCTCCTCAGCACCGGAAAACGGACAGCTGCTGTTCATCCGCAACGTCGCGTCTCGTCGGGATACGCAGACCACCAGCGGCAGCGTCAACCTCGAGGGCAGCTCCCAGCCCCTCGTACCCTCAGCAACAGCTGATCCCCAGTCCTACACCATGACATCGGGCGAATTCATGCAGTCCACCCCTCTGTTCGTGCAGAGGTCCAAGAAGAACCTGTTTTATAAGATCTTATGCTTCCTCGTGCTCCTTCTCCAGGGCGGCATGCTGGATTTCTACCTCATCATCTTCACGGACCTCTACTGGTGCTCGTGGATAGCCACCGATCTGGTGGTCATATCAGGATGGGGGATCTTCTTCATGAAGAACGCCAGGAGCAAGCGGGAACGCGCCTGCGGGTTCCACCAGAAGAGCTCCATGTTCGGGTGCAACCTCGGGGAGTTCACCTTCGCGTACCTGGCGTGGCTCATTTACGTGATCGCATCCACCCCGAAAGTGGTGCTTGTTTTGGAAACGTCCATTTTGGATCTCATCGCCCTTAAAGTGCCGTTCGGCATCACCGGTTTCAAGATAACCATGTTGCTTTGCGCGCCTTTGCTTTACTGTCTCATCAATTCCATTATTGAGGATCCCAACGGTGCCACGCGTTTCCATTCCCAAGGCTGCTTCATGAGCACCTGCGTGGACATCCTGGACAGCTTCGTCCTGGTGGAAATGCTCCTCAAAAACGAAATTTCCAACTTGTACCTGAAGTATACGGTCATATCTGTATATTTCATCGCGTTGGGCGTTCCGGTTTTATGGCTTTATGAGTTGACGGCGTCAGAGATGAACTGCCGCTGGATATGGGCGAGGTTCTTCACCGGCGTGCTGGTCAACGCACCGTTACTAGTGGTCAGATGTTTCCTCGTCTTCGTTTACAACACGCCCGTGTCGGTTTTCATGTTCAAAAACGTGCTGTTTTTGGGGTGCAAGTGCCTGGAGATGATCGAGCAGTGCGCGTCTCTGAGAGGCAACCGGAGGTTTGCGCGTGGACGCGGTGGCAACGCGGCCCAGTTCTCTCATTGCGTTTCAGAGAACGACATGTGTCCTCATGGTTATGTGAACACGCTGGCTGTCAATACTCAGTCGTAG